A stretch of the Equus caballus isolate H_3958 breed thoroughbred chromosome X, TB-T2T, whole genome shotgun sequence genome encodes the following:
- the LOC100062173 gene encoding melanoma-associated antigen B18, translating to MPRGQKSKLRAREKRRQAQIETQRLQDAQATEAEEGSPSSPSPSFGGSPKSSPSAGSGSKSQRSRRAPPTTNTSAGVSCTRSDEGAKNQDEERPSTSQASASTDDPHRTPLDQKAILLVEFLLRKYNMRDPITKQDMMRQVIKKHKAHFHVILKKASELMVLAFGIDVKEVDPIRHRYVLVSKLQRTSDDRLRGEKIMPKTGLLMTILCVIFMKANCAAEEDIWEVLNVMGIYADKKHYIYGDANKLITEDFVQERYLEYRQVPNSDPPRYAFLWGPRAHAETSKMKVLEFLAKLHDTVPSAFPAWYEEALRDEEERARARFASLLRIGTTANVPSGVNLGSLSQL from the coding sequence ATGCCTCGGGGGCAGAAGAGTAAACTCCGTGCCCGTGAGAAACGCCGTCAGGCCCAGATTGAGACTCAGCGTCTCCAGGAtgctcaggccactgaagcagaggaagggtccccttcctccccctctccttCTTTTGGTGGTAGTCCCAAGAGCTCCCCTTCTGCTGGGTCAGGTAGCAAATCCCAGAGGTCTCGGAGGGCCCCACCCACAACCAATACTTCTGCAGGTGTTTCATGCACAAGGTCTGATGAAGGTGCCAAGAACCAAGATGAGGAAAGACCAAGCACCTCCCAGGCATCAGCCAGCACTGATGATCCTCACAGAACCCCTCTAGATCAGAAGGCAATTTTATTGGTGGAATTCCTGCTGCGCAAGTATAACATGAGGGATCCCATAACAAAACAAGATATGATGAGGCAGGTCATCAAAAAGCACAAAGCACACTTCCATGTGATCCTCAAGAAAGCTTCTGAGCTAATGGTGCTGGCCTTTGGAATTGATGTGAAGGAAGTTGATCCTATTAGGCACCGCTATGTCCTTGTCAGCAAATTGCAGCGCACCTCTGATGACAGGCTGAGGGGTGAGAAGATCATGCCCAAAACCGGCCTCCTGATGACTATCCTCTGTGTGATCTTCATGAAGGCCAACTGTGCTGCGGAAGAGGATATCTGGGAAGTACTTAATGTGATGGGGATATATGCTGACAAGAAGCACTACATCTATGGGGATGCCAATAAGCTCATCACTGAAGATTTCGTGCAAGAAAGGTACCTGGAGTACCGGCAGGTGCCCAACAGCGATCCTCCACGCTATGCATTCCTGTGGGGTCCAAGAGCCCATGCTGAAACCAGCAAGATGAAAGTCCTGGAATTTTTGGCCAAGCTTCATGATACCGTCCCTAGTGCCTTCCCAGCCTGGTATGAAGAAGCTTTGCgagatgaggaagagagagcCCGAGCCAGATTTGCATCTTTGCTTCGTATTGGTACCACGGCTAATGTGCCTTCCGGGGTCAATCTTGGCAGCTTGTCCCAGCTGTAG